Proteins from a genomic interval of Acetobacterium woodii DSM 1030:
- the htpG gene encoding molecular chaperone HtpG: MEKKEFKSESKRLMDLMINSIYTNKEIFLRELISNASDAIDKVYYKTLTDKDKEFNKEDYYIRIHPDKDNRTLTIEDTGIGMTELELDDNLGTIAKSGSCDFKSEQEMEEDFDIIGQFGVGFYSAFMVADKVIVETKSIDEEQSYIWTSEGADGYTIEPGTRKTHGSKITLFLKENSEDNNYDDYLEPYRIQHLVEHYSNFISYPIKMVTEKSRVTEATKDSENPEYETYLSDDVLNSMIPIWRKNKNELTDDDYNNFYHDKRLGFDAPLAHVHLSVEGMMSYKAILYIPGQAPFDYYTRDYEKGLELYSNGVLIMEKCSELLPDYFSFVKGVVDSEDISLNISREMLQQDKQLRLISRKIDSRISEELKKMLENDRETYEKFFKAFGNQIKVGTYDKWGQDKDKLQDFLLFHSSKEGKLVTLKEYVSRMPEDQKYIYYATGSSLGQIEKLPQVSIIKDKNYEILYLTETIDEFVTQTLRQYEEKEFRSVSSQDLGLEAPKENDDDQSDEVSEIDQKLLEKMKEIIGDDVVKVKTTAHLKDDVAYLSTEGDLSIEMEMTLNTMPQGGDVKAQKVLEINKNHPVYDKLKTYFESDDEQFNLYTELLYNQARLIAGLPLDDVVAFTKNISKLM; this comes from the coding sequence ATGGAAAAAAAAGAGTTTAAATCAGAATCCAAACGTTTGATGGATTTAATGATCAATTCAATTTATACAAATAAAGAAATTTTTTTACGAGAATTGATATCGAATGCATCTGACGCCATTGACAAGGTTTATTATAAAACATTGACTGACAAAGATAAAGAATTTAATAAAGAGGATTATTACATTCGGATTCATCCGGATAAAGATAATCGTACCTTAACCATTGAAGATACCGGAATTGGTATGACCGAATTGGAATTGGATGATAATCTCGGAACCATCGCGAAAAGTGGTTCCTGCGATTTTAAGTCCGAACAGGAAATGGAAGAAGATTTTGATATTATCGGTCAATTTGGAGTTGGCTTTTATTCCGCTTTTATGGTTGCTGATAAGGTTATTGTTGAAACAAAATCGATCGATGAGGAACAATCGTATATCTGGACTTCCGAAGGGGCCGATGGTTATACCATTGAACCAGGAACCCGCAAGACACATGGCTCCAAAATTACGCTGTTCTTAAAAGAAAATTCCGAAGATAATAATTATGACGATTATCTGGAACCATATCGGATTCAACATCTAGTCGAGCATTATTCTAATTTTATCAGTTATCCAATTAAAATGGTGACCGAAAAAAGTCGTGTGACCGAAGCCACCAAAGATAGTGAAAATCCCGAATACGAAACCTATTTATCAGATGATGTACTTAATTCCATGATTCCGATTTGGCGAAAAAATAAAAATGAATTAACCGATGACGATTATAATAACTTCTATCATGATAAACGATTAGGGTTTGATGCCCCACTTGCTCATGTTCACCTCAGCGTTGAAGGAATGATGAGTTATAAAGCTATTTTGTACATTCCTGGTCAGGCACCTTTTGATTATTATACCCGTGACTATGAAAAAGGTTTGGAACTTTATTCAAATGGTGTGTTAATTATGGAAAAATGCAGCGAACTTTTGCCTGATTATTTCAGTTTTGTCAAAGGTGTTGTTGATTCCGAAGATATTTCATTAAACATTTCGAGAGAGATGCTGCAGCAAGATAAACAACTGCGACTAATCAGTCGTAAAATTGATTCTCGAATTTCTGAAGAATTAAAGAAAATGCTGGAAAATGATCGGGAAACTTATGAAAAATTCTTCAAAGCTTTTGGTAATCAAATCAAAGTGGGAACTTATGATAAATGGGGACAGGATAAAGACAAACTTCAGGATTTCCTGCTTTTCCACTCTTCTAAAGAAGGAAAACTGGTTACTCTTAAAGAATATGTAAGCCGAATGCCGGAAGATCAGAAATATATTTATTATGCAACCGGATCATCGCTGGGGCAAATTGAAAAATTACCACAGGTTTCAATTATTAAAGATAAGAATTATGAGATCCTTTATCTTACCGAAACCATTGATGAATTTGTAACCCAAACCTTAAGACAATATGAAGAAAAAGAATTCCGGTCCGTATCCAGTCAAGATCTGGGCTTGGAAGCACCAAAAGAAAATGATGATGATCAATCCGATGAAGTTTCAGAAATTGATCAAAAATTACTTGAAAAAATGAAAGAAATCATTGGTGATGATGTCGTTAAGGTAAAAACGACCGCACACCTAAAAGATGATGTCGCCTATCTGTCGACCGAAGGTGATCTTTCGATCGAAATGGAAATGACTTTAAATACGATGCCTCAGGGTGGCGATGTAAAAGCTCAAAAAGTGCTGGAAATCAATAAAAATCATCCAGTTTATGACAAACTAAAAACGTATTTTGAATCTGACGATGAACAGTTTAACCTTTATACTGAACTGCTTTATAATCAAGCACGACTTATTGCCGGGTTACCGCTTGATGATGTGGTGGCCTTTACCAAAAACATCAGCAAATTAATGTAA